The genome window GCCGTGCACGCCTGCAAAAAGTTGGCCATGGCAAGGTGCGGCATGGCATGATCGGCGCCACCGTTGTTTTCCCTTGCCGATTCCATGTCCAGTACGTCCCATTCTTCCCGTCTGTATGGCCTCGATACCTTGCGCGCGCTGGCCATCGTGCTCGTCTTCATGAACCATTATCTGCTGTTCGTGAGCGAGGGCGGGGCGTTTGGTTTCTGGGGCGAAATCGGCTGGGTCGGCGTGGACCTGTTCTTTGCCCTCAGCGGCTATCTGATCGGCAACCAGATCTTTGCGGCCTTGCGCAGCGAACACGGCTTTTCCTTGCCCCGCTTCTATGCGCGGCGCTTCCTGCGCACCTTGCCCAGTTTTTATGCCGTGCTGGCGCTGTATTATTTGTGGCCCGCATTTCGCGGCGATAGCGCGCTTATTCCTCTGTGGAAATTCCTGACCTTTACGCAAAACATCAATCTGACGCCGGGCACGGCGTTTTCGCATGCGTGGTCGCTATGCGTGGAAGAGCAGTTCTATGTGCTGCTGCCGGCCGTGGCGTTGGCAATTGCCGCCTGCCGCAAGTCGTTGCTGTGGGCCTGGCTGGCCGTGGCCGCCAGCTTGATCGTCGGCATGCTGCTGCGCGCGTATTTGTGGGATGAATATGTGCAAGTGCCGCGCGGCGGCCTCGGCTATTACAAATATATTTATTACGCGTCGTGGTGCCGCTTCGACGAACTGGTGGCGGGCGTGGCGCTGGCGCTGCTGAAGAATTACCACTCCATCGCCTGGGCGCGCCTCACGTCATGCGGTAACCGCACTTTGCTGGCGGGAATCGCTGGCACGGCGCTGATGTTTTATGTATTTCTTACCGATCACTACGGTTATTGGGTGACGGTGTTCGGCTATCCAGCCCTGGCCGCCAGTTTTACCTTGCTGTTGATCGCCGCGCTCAGTCCCGGCAGTGCGCTATATCAACTGCGCGTGCCGGGTGCGGCCAGCCTGGCGCTGTGGTCGTATGCGATTTATTTGCTGCACAAGCAGCTGTGCATCCTGCTGCGCCCGCTTTTGCAGGATAGGGGTTATGGGCCGGACAGCCTGCCGGCCATGCTGATGATGATTATGTTGAGTATCACCACGGGCTGGCTTTTATATGCATTGGTGGAAACGCCGTTCATGCGTTTGCGCGCGCGCTATGTTCCCGCCAATCATGCTTGATTACATATCGATCACGTCGAGCCCCCGTGGCGTGCCCACCAGTAATTCCAGGATGGCATGCACGCGCAGGTTCGTGTCTTCATGTTCCGTGTTATAGATCAGGGTGCGCAGGCCGGGCACGGCTTCCGTGATGTGGGGGCTGGCGTAGGCATTGATCAATAACAAGACCAGGTCCGTGGCGCCCGCGCCGGGCTGGCGCCGCAGCCGGTCGTGGATCACGTTCAGCAGCGCGCGCTGCATGCGCGGCGTGGGATTGGTGATGTAGGCGAAGACGCTCGGCGTGTTGGCGATGGCCGCGCAGATGCGCCGCTCGATCTCGTCGGGCTTCACGTCGGAAGCGATATCGAAGTACGCGGCTTCCCAGCGCGTGCGCGCATAGGGGTGATTAGGCGGGAAGGAGTCGGCCGTTTCAAAACCGCAGATGCGGCTCAGGGTTTTCAGCCAGGCTAATATGGTGGAGTTCATGCCGCGATTCTAGCGGCATTCCGCGTGCGCCGGGCCGACTCTATATAAAGAGGGCTGACGCCCGGGAAGCGGATGAAAAACAGATTAAAGTTTCCTGTAAAACAGCCCTTGTCATTCTGGGAAAGCCTCTCTATAATGCTGGTCTTCGGGGGCGGTTAGTTCAGCTGGTTAGAATACTTGGTCGACATCCAAGGGGTCGGGGATTCGAATTCCTCACCGCCCACCAGAATTTGGCAGTAGATGGTTTTAAGCTGGCGCAAGCCGCAAGCGGTCATTTGAAATACAATGATCAAAAAAGTTTTACGGGCGGTTAGTTCAGCTGGTTAGAATACTTGGTCGACATCCAAGGGGTCGGGGATTCGAATTCCTCACCGCCCACCAGAATGCAGTTAGAGAGAAAGGTAAAGCCGGTTATGACACCGCGAACTACTACCAAGCTTTGGGAGTGACGCTAGTCGAACGGGTTTCCTTTGTCTCAAGAAAGTGAAAAACGCGGCTAGTCCGCGTTTTTTTGCGTCTGCGTTTTCCTTTCAGTTATTTTACCCATCACATCGCAGTTTTACCTGGCGCCAGCGCCGATATGGAGATCAATATGCTTACAATCCGACTTCCCGATGGTTCCGCCCGTCAATTTGACGGCCCGGTCACCGTGGCCCAGGTTGCGGCCAATATTGGTACCGGCCTGGCCAAGGCTGCTCTGGCCGGCAAGGTCGACGGCAAGCTGGTCGACACCTCCTATCTGATCGAGCAAGACGCGGAACTGGCGATTGTCACGGACAAGGATGCCGATGGCCTGGAAGTGATCCGCCACTCGACGGCCCACTTGCTGGCGTATGCCGTCAAGGAACTGTTCCCGGACGCACAAGTGACCATCGGTCCCGTGATTGATAACGGCTTTTACTACGACTTCGCCTACAAGCGCCCGTTCACGCCGGAAGATTTGACGGCGATCGAAAAGAAAATGACGGAACTGGCCAAGAAGGATGAGCAAGTCACGCGCAAGGTCGTTGCCCGCGACGAAGCCATCGAATACTTCAAGGGCATCGGCGAGGCGTACAAGGCTGAGCTGATCGGCTCGATCCCGGCCGACCAGGAAGTGTCGCTGTATTCCGAAGGCAAGTTCACGGACTTGTGCCGTGGCCCCCACGTGCCATCGACGGGCAAACTGAAAGTCTTCAAACTGATGAAGCTGGCCGGCGCCTACTGGCGCGGCGACTCGAAAAACGAGATGCTGCAGCGTATCTATGGCACGGCCTGGGCCAAGAAGGAAGACCAGGAGCTGTACCTGCACAACCTGGAAGAGGCGGAAAAGCGCGACCACCGCAAGCTGGGCAAGCAGCTCGATTTCTTCCATTTCCAGGAAGAGGCGCCGGGCCTGATCTTCTGGCATCCGAAAGGCTGGTCGATCTGGCAGCAAGTCGAGCAATACATGCGCAATGTGTACCAGGTCAACGGCTACCAGGAAGTCAAGGCGCCGCAAATTCTCGACCGTGGCCTGTGGGAAAAAACCGGTCACTGGGATAATTACCGTGAAAACATGTTCATCACGGAATCGGAAAACCGCGCGTATGCGCTGAAGCCGATGAATTGCCCTGGTCACATCCAGATTTTCAACAATGGCATGCGCAGCTACCGCGACCTGCCATTGCGCTACGGCGAATTCGGCCAATGCCACCGCAACGAACCGTCGGGCGCCTTGCACGGCATGATGCGCGTGCGCGGCTTTACGCAGGATGATGGCCACATCTTCTGCCTGGAAGAGCAGATCGCCGGCGAAGTGACGGCTTTCCACCAGCAGGCGATGGATGTCTACACGGCTTTCGG of Janthinobacterium sp. PAMC25594 contains these proteins:
- a CDS encoding acyltransferase encodes the protein MSSTSHSSRLYGLDTLRALAIVLVFMNHYLLFVSEGGAFGFWGEIGWVGVDLFFALSGYLIGNQIFAALRSEHGFSLPRFYARRFLRTLPSFYAVLALYYLWPAFRGDSALIPLWKFLTFTQNINLTPGTAFSHAWSLCVEEQFYVLLPAVALAIAACRKSLLWAWLAVAASLIVGMLLRAYLWDEYVQVPRGGLGYYKYIYYASWCRFDELVAGVALALLKNYHSIAWARLTSCGNRTLLAGIAGTALMFYVFLTDHYGYWVTVFGYPALAASFTLLLIAALSPGSALYQLRVPGAASLALWSYAIYLLHKQLCILLRPLLQDRGYGPDSLPAMLMMIMLSITTGWLLYALVETPFMRLRARYVPANHA
- the thrS gene encoding threonine--tRNA ligase yields the protein MLTIRLPDGSARQFDGPVTVAQVAANIGTGLAKAALAGKVDGKLVDTSYLIEQDAELAIVTDKDADGLEVIRHSTAHLLAYAVKELFPDAQVTIGPVIDNGFYYDFAYKRPFTPEDLTAIEKKMTELAKKDEQVTRKVVARDEAIEYFKGIGEAYKAELIGSIPADQEVSLYSEGKFTDLCRGPHVPSTGKLKVFKLMKLAGAYWRGDSKNEMLQRIYGTAWAKKEDQELYLHNLEEAEKRDHRKLGKQLDFFHFQEEAPGLIFWHPKGWSIWQQVEQYMRNVYQVNGYQEVKAPQILDRGLWEKTGHWDNYRENMFITESENRAYALKPMNCPGHIQIFNNGMRSYRDLPLRYGEFGQCHRNEPSGALHGMMRVRGFTQDDGHIFCLEEQIAGEVTAFHQQAMDVYTAFGFTNIDVKLALRPDNRIGTEESWDFAEESLRSALRACGVEWTELPGEGAFYGPKIEYHLKDSLGRAWQVGTVQIDPSMPGRLGAEYVAVDNTRQVPIMLHRAIVGSLERFIGILIEHYAGAMPLWLSPVQVSVLNISDAQADYVQEVTTKLRKAGLRVQADLRNEKITYKIREHSVQKLPYILVIGDKERDANTVAVRARGNIDLGVMSVDALIERLKHEVDTKA